TCGGTGTAACGCACACCCGCTTTCAGCGTATCAATCAGTGCAAGTTGTTCGCTATTAACATCTTTCACCAACTGAGCATAATCGTTGTCGCTTTTAGCCGACCAGGTACGCGTTAAATCAGCGGCGTAACCGTTGTATTCCGCACCCGCATCCAAAAGGAAGCTACGCACTTCGGAAGGCGCACGGTTATCAAGTTTGGTGTAGTGCAACACAGCTGCGTGCTCGTTGAGCGCCACAATGTTGCCATAGGGAACATCAGTATCGCGGTGACCCGTTGCGGTCAGATAAGCCTGATTGATATCAAACTCACTCATCCCGGACAAAAATGCTTCGTGTGCTGCCTGATGACCCACTACCGCCGTTTTCTGCGCTTCGCGCATGCAGGCCAGTTCATAATCAGTTTTATAAGAACGATGGTAATGCAGGTAATCAATGACCCCTTTCGGGTTGATGTTTGTGGCTTGAATCTCAAGCTGCAATGCACGCTCAGGCACCGGCCCAATATAGCCGATATTGCTACGTGCAGCAGGAAGCTGGCTGCCTATGCCATCCGCTTTTGGCAAAGCAATCACATCAATTTCGTCAGTCCAGAAGGATTCAGGCAACGGTTCAACGTTATGCCAGTAATCAACAGGCAGGTAGAACCATAATTTGGGTTTGTTAACGCCATCCACCAGCAACCAGCAATTTGGCACTTGTGTCACAGGAACCCACGCCTTGAACTGTGGATTAACTTTGAACGGATATGAATGATCATCAAGGAAGACGTTGAAAAGCTCGCCCGAGTGAATCAACAGCGCATCTAGATTAAAACGCGCCAGGGCATTGCGGGTGCGTTCTTGCAAGGTTGCCACATGATCTTTATAAAGTGAGGCCAGTGAATCCATGATTTACCCTTCTGTTTTTTAAACTGAACGCCACGCATCTTAGCACACCGCAAAGTTCGCGAACTTATTTCCAGCGGCTGTGATCATCTTTGCAAATATTTAAAGAGCCATTTGCATTTCATTAACATCAATTCCACACTCCTCTCCATCTGGTACGACCAGATCCCATTGCTGGATTCAGGAGACTGACATGCTCTACCAAGGTGAAACCTTACATCTCGACTGGCTGGAAGACGGCATCGCAGAATTGGTATTTGATGCGCCCGGTTCAGTGAACAAGCTCGACACCGCGACAGTAGCCAGCCTTGGCTACGCGCTCGATGTTCTGGAAAAACAGCCCACGCTGAAAGGCCTGATGCTGACCTCCAATAAAGCCGCGTTTATCGTTGGTGCCGATATTACCGAATTCCTGTCGTTGTTCCTGGTTCCTGCGGAACAGCTGACCCACTGGCTGCAATTCGCTAACAGCGTTTTCAATCGTCTGGAAGATCTGCCTGTCCCAACTATTTCTGCAGTGAATGGTTATGCGCTTGGCGGCGGTTGTGAATGCGTGCTGGCAACGGATTATCGTCTGGCAACGCCAGATACCCGCATCGGTCTGCCTGAAACAAAACTTGGCATCATGCCAGGCTTTGGTGGTTCAGTGCGCTTGCCACGTATGTTGGGTGCCGATAGTGCGCTGGAAATCATCACAGCCGGTAAAGATGTTAGCGCCACTGAAGCGCAGAAACTCGGTTTAGTTGATGGCATCGTTAAAACTGAAAAACTGCGCGACGGTGCTTTGGCAATCCTGCGCCAGGCAATTAATGGCGATCTGGACTGGAAAGCGAAACGCGCACCGAAACTGCAACCTCTACGCTTAAGCAAAATCGAAGCCACAATGAGCTTCACGATTGCTAAAAGCATGGTGATGCAGATTGCAGGCAAACACTACCCTGCCCCGATGACGGCGGTAAAAACGATTGAAGCCGCGGCAAGAATGGGCCGTGACGAAGCATTACAACTGGAGACTCAAAGTTTCGTGCCGTTGGCGCGTTCCAATGAGGCCCGTGCGCTGGTCGGGATTTTCCTTAACGACCAATACATAAAAGGTCAGGCGAAGAAGCTGACCAAAAATACCGAAACCCCGAAACAGGCAGCCGTTCTTGGCGCCGGGATCATGGGTGGCGGCATTGCTTACCAGTCAGCCTGGAAAGGCGTACCGGTATTAATGAAGGATATTAATGAGAAGTCACTTGAGCTGGGAATGAACGAAGCCAGCAAGCTTCTCAATAAACAGCTGGAACGTGGAAAGATCGACGGGCTGAAACTGGCGGGCGTCATTGCCACCATTCACCCAACACTGGATTACGCCGGTTTTGAGCGTGTCGACGTGGTGGTTGAAGCGGTTGTTGAAAACCCGAAAGTGAAAAAAGCCGTTCTGGCAGAAGTGGAAGATAAAGTCCGCCCGGATACCGTTCTGGCGTCAAACACCTCAACCATTCCTATCGGCGAATTAGCAAACAGTTTGAAGCGCCCGGAAAACTTCTGCGGTATGCACTTCTTCAACCCAGTGCATCGTATGCCTTTGGTGGAAGTGATTCGCGGCGAGAAAACGTCTGAGCAAACTATCGCGAAAGTCGTGGCGTGGGCCAGCAAAATGGGCAAAACACCAATCGTGGTGAACGACTGCCCTGGCTTCTTCGTGAACCGTGTTCTGTTCCCTTATTTTGCGGGCTTCAGTCAGTTGATGCGTGACGGTGCTGATTTCCGTCAAATCGACAAAGTCATGGAAAAACAGTTCGGCTGGCCAATGGGCCCGGCGTATCTGCTCGACGTTGTCGGCATTGATACCGCGCATCACGCTCAGGCTGTTATGGCCGCGGGTTTCCCACAGCGTATGCAGAAAGATTATCGCGATGCCGTCGATGCGATGTTTGACGCGGGCCGCTACGGCCAGAAAACCCAACAAGGTTTCTATCGTTACAAACAAGACAGCAAAGGCAAACCGCGTAAAGAACAGGACGAAACCACAGACAGCCTGTTGGCGGATGTCAGCAAGCCACGCCACAACTTTAGCGACGAAGAAATCATCGCCCGTATGATGATTCCAATGGTCAACGAAGTGGTGCGTTGTCTGGAAGAAGGCATTATTGCCAGCCCGGCTGAAGCCGACATGGCGCTGGTTTACGGTTTAGGTTTCCCTCCGTTCCACGGTGGCGCATTCCGCTGGTTAGATACCATCGGCAGCGCAAAATATCTCGATATGGCTCAGCAATATGAACATCTTGGCCCGCTCTACCAGGTGCCGGACGGTCTGCGTGCGAAAGCTTCCCGTAACGAGCCGTACTATCCACCGGTCGAGCCTGCGCGCCCAGCCAGTGACCTGAAAAGTGCCTAAGGAGTGATTATGGAAAAGGTTGTAATTGTTGATGCCATCCGCACCCCGATGGGCCGTTCAAAAGGTGGGGCATTCCGCAATCTGCGTGCAGAAGATCTTTCCGCCCATTTGATGCGTGGAATTCTGTCGCGTAACCCAGCGTTAGAAGCTGCCGCACTGGATGACATTTATTGGGGTTGTGTACAGCAGACCCTGGAGCAAGGTTTTAACATTGCGCGTAACGCCTCGCTGCTGGCAGAAATCCCTCATTCAGTCCCGGCGGTTACGGTCAACCGTCTGTGTGGTTCTTCCATGCAGGCGCTGCATGACGCTGCACGTATGATTCAGACCGGTGATGCGCATGCCTGCCTGGTCGGCGGCGTAGAACATATGGGCCATGTGCCAATGAGCCACGGCGTTGATTTCCATCCAGGTTTGAGCCGCAACGTCGCCAAAGCGGCGGGCATGATGGGTTTAACCGCCGAGATGTTGTCGCGTATGCACGGCATCAGCCGTGAAATGCAGGATCAGTTTGCAGCTCGTTCGCATCAGCGTGCATGGGCAGCCACAGAAGCGGGCTATTTCAAATCTGAAATCCTGCCGATAGGGGGCCATGACGCTGACGGTGTGCTTAAACGCTTTGATTACGATGAGGTGATTCGCCCGGAAACCACCGTTGAAGGCCTGGCGGCTCTGAAACCTGCATTTGATCCGGTCAACGGCACCGTCACGGCGGGCAGTTCTTCTGCTCTGTCAGATGGGGCGTCGGCGATGTTGCTGATGAGCGAATCACGCGCCAAAGAGCTGGGTTTGAAGATTCGTGCTTATGTTCGTTCTATGGCGGTGGTGGGTTGTGACCCATCCATTATGGGTTACGGCCCGGTTCCGGCATCACAATTAGCGTTGAAAAAAGCGGGCCTGACTGCCGCTGATATCGACCTGTTTGAGATGAACGAAGCTTTCGCCGCGCAGATCCTGCCGTGTATTAAAGATCTGGGTTTAATTGATAAGATCGACGAGAAGATTAACCTGAACGGCGGCGCGATTGCTCTTGGTCACCCGCTCGGTTGTTCCGGCACCCGCATTAGCACCACACTGTTAAATCTGATGGAACGTCGCGATGCGCAGTTTGGCCTCGCCACCATGTGCATCGGTTTAGGACAAGGTATTGCCACTGTTATTGAACGCGTTTAGTTGTTGTTCCCGCCTGTCAGGGGCGGGTTTTTTCTTTGCTTCGCTCAAAAAACAAAAGCCACCGACTATGCGGTGGCCTGTCTGCTCAGTTTGCTGTTAAATAAACGCGAAAGCATCCCCGAACATACGCTCAGCACTGGCACCACGTTCATTACAGAACAGGTCACGCGCAATCTTCGCCATTTCAAAACGCCCGGCAATATAAATATCGTGCCCGGCAAGCGTTCCATAATCCTGCATCACTGCGGTTAACACAGTGCCAGTACGGCCGCGCCAGCCTTCTTCCGGTTGCTCAACTACCGCTTCAACTCGCAGGTTTGGATGAACAACCGACAGCGCTTCCAGCTCAGACAAGTCATAAAGATGCTTATCTTCGCGACCGCCCCAGTAAATGGCGATTTCACGTTGTGGATTACGTGCAAGAGCAGTCAGCAAAATCGAACGTACGTAAGAGAAGCCAGTCCCGCCCGCAATCAAAATTAACGGACGATCTTCATCTTCACGTAACCAGGCATCGCCATGCGGAATATCTACGACGATTTCTTTCTCTTTCAGAATACGGTCCATCACCGCCATGGCGTACAGATTGATCTCTGATGCGCCAATGTGCAGTTCAATATACTCATGGTCGCTCGGCGTGGATGCCATGGAGAACGGGCGTTTATCGCGCTCATCCATCACCACCATCAAATACTGCCCGGCCTGAAAGGAGAATTTCGCTTCCGGCAGTAATCGAACGCGATAGACCGTGTCAGTTATCGCTTCTACCGAGGTCACTTTACAGCTTAAGGTTGTCATGCTTCCCCTCTGTCGGGTCAATAATGCAAAGCAGAAAAATCCGCCATTCAGGCGTTTTTACTGTCGTCGAAAATAGCCAGCTCGTCCCAGATTGCATCAATACGCGCACATACTTCTGCATCTTTCTTAATAGGACGACCCCACTCACGTTGGGTTTCCCCTGGCCATTTATTGGTGGCATCCAG
The nucleotide sequence above comes from Buttiauxella selenatireducens. Encoded proteins:
- the pepQ gene encoding Xaa-Pro dipeptidase, whose translation is MDSLASLYKDHVATLQERTRNALARFNLDALLIHSGELFNVFLDDHSYPFKVNPQFKAWVPVTQVPNCWLLVDGVNKPKLWFYLPVDYWHNVEPLPESFWTDEIDVIALPKADGIGSQLPAARSNIGYIGPVPERALQLEIQATNINPKGVIDYLHYHRSYKTDYELACMREAQKTAVVGHQAAHEAFLSGMSEFDINQAYLTATGHRDTDVPYGNIVALNEHAAVLHYTKLDNRAPSEVRSFLLDAGAEYNGYAADLTRTWSAKSDNDYAQLVKDVNSEQLALIDTLKAGVRYTDYHLQFHQRIAKLLSRHKLVTGISEEAMVESGITGPFMPHGLGHPLGLQVHDVAGFMQDDSGTHLAAPSQYPYLRCTRVLEPRMVLTIEPGIYFIESLLAPWREGQYSKHFDWQRIEALKPFGGIRIEDNVIVHENSIENMTRDLKLA
- the fadB gene encoding fatty acid oxidation complex subunit alpha FadB, with translation MLYQGETLHLDWLEDGIAELVFDAPGSVNKLDTATVASLGYALDVLEKQPTLKGLMLTSNKAAFIVGADITEFLSLFLVPAEQLTHWLQFANSVFNRLEDLPVPTISAVNGYALGGGCECVLATDYRLATPDTRIGLPETKLGIMPGFGGSVRLPRMLGADSALEIITAGKDVSATEAQKLGLVDGIVKTEKLRDGALAILRQAINGDLDWKAKRAPKLQPLRLSKIEATMSFTIAKSMVMQIAGKHYPAPMTAVKTIEAAARMGRDEALQLETQSFVPLARSNEARALVGIFLNDQYIKGQAKKLTKNTETPKQAAVLGAGIMGGGIAYQSAWKGVPVLMKDINEKSLELGMNEASKLLNKQLERGKIDGLKLAGVIATIHPTLDYAGFERVDVVVEAVVENPKVKKAVLAEVEDKVRPDTVLASNTSTIPIGELANSLKRPENFCGMHFFNPVHRMPLVEVIRGEKTSEQTIAKVVAWASKMGKTPIVVNDCPGFFVNRVLFPYFAGFSQLMRDGADFRQIDKVMEKQFGWPMGPAYLLDVVGIDTAHHAQAVMAAGFPQRMQKDYRDAVDAMFDAGRYGQKTQQGFYRYKQDSKGKPRKEQDETTDSLLADVSKPRHNFSDEEIIARMMIPMVNEVVRCLEEGIIASPAEADMALVYGLGFPPFHGGAFRWLDTIGSAKYLDMAQQYEHLGPLYQVPDGLRAKASRNEPYYPPVEPARPASDLKSA
- the fadA gene encoding acetyl-CoA C-acyltransferase FadA — translated: MEKVVIVDAIRTPMGRSKGGAFRNLRAEDLSAHLMRGILSRNPALEAAALDDIYWGCVQQTLEQGFNIARNASLLAEIPHSVPAVTVNRLCGSSMQALHDAARMIQTGDAHACLVGGVEHMGHVPMSHGVDFHPGLSRNVAKAAGMMGLTAEMLSRMHGISREMQDQFAARSHQRAWAATEAGYFKSEILPIGGHDADGVLKRFDYDEVIRPETTVEGLAALKPAFDPVNGTVTAGSSSALSDGASAMLLMSESRAKELGLKIRAYVRSMAVVGCDPSIMGYGPVPASQLALKKAGLTAADIDLFEMNEAFAAQILPCIKDLGLIDKIDEKINLNGGAIALGHPLGCSGTRISTTLLNLMERRDAQFGLATMCIGLGQGIATVIERV
- the fre gene encoding NAD(P)H-flavin reductase; this encodes MTTLSCKVTSVEAITDTVYRVRLLPEAKFSFQAGQYLMVVMDERDKRPFSMASTPSDHEYIELHIGASEINLYAMAVMDRILKEKEIVVDIPHGDAWLREDEDRPLILIAGGTGFSYVRSILLTALARNPQREIAIYWGGREDKHLYDLSELEALSVVHPNLRVEAVVEQPEEGWRGRTGTVLTAVMQDYGTLAGHDIYIAGRFEMAKIARDLFCNERGASAERMFGDAFAFI